The Leptospira bouyouniensis genome contains a region encoding:
- the rpsU gene encoding 30S ribosomal protein S21 — translation MTPQVGIYLKEGESIEAALRRFKRDCANAGIMSEIKRREYFEKPSVIKKKAVEAAKRKRDKKKRLFAKKDKL, via the coding sequence ATGACCCCACAAGTAGGGATTTATTTAAAAGAAGGGGAATCTATTGAGGCAGCGCTTCGTAGATTCAAAAGAGATTGTGCAAATGCTGGTATCATGAGCGAAATCAAACGCCGTGAATACTTTGAAAAACCAAGCGTGATCAAGAAAAAAGCTGTAGAAGCTGCAAAACGCAAACGTGACAAAAAGAAAAGATTATTCGCTAAAAAAGATAAACTTTAA
- a CDS encoding glycerol-3-phosphate dehydrogenase/oxidase, translated as MNHLDERKQTLKQLESTQYDILILGGGATGSGTALDASLRGYKVAILEKGDFSQGTSSRSTKLIHGGVRYLAQFHFKLIYEALSERKRLLINAPHLVKPLQFVLPTYVWWEKPFYSIGLTMYDLLAGKSIVPGHERISKATALDYFASLKKENLKGGIAYYDAQFNDARLNVTTVRAAKENGADVVSRIEVTNFLKDANGKIIGVTAKDSLTKKVVSIKAKVVANTTGVWIDSLRKLDDPKTENVLAPSQGIHLVFDKEKLPCRTAMIIPKTADGRVVFVIPWEGKVLLGTTDTPIQKIENEPLPLQSEVEFLLKTGNDYLDTKLTKEDIESVFSGLRPLISTGDKKDTKSISREEAILVSDSGLVTMSGGKWSTFRKMAEDLTDKLISVGNLPSKMKCFTASFAFPGADGYSKHLVAKIQTMYDLPYETAVRLVDAYGGETALILGKKPKEIKKGTGYFAEEIKHFVKKEFALSVSDVLSRRWRVLFLDLNLAESLAIPTNNILAKELGWKESEKKSSLNELLKHIKDLKKTIA; from the coding sequence ATGAACCATCTAGATGAAAGAAAACAAACGCTCAAACAATTAGAATCTACCCAGTATGATATTTTGATTTTAGGTGGAGGTGCCACAGGTTCGGGGACGGCCCTCGATGCAAGCCTACGTGGTTACAAAGTAGCCATTTTGGAAAAGGGTGATTTCTCACAAGGAACCAGTTCTCGTTCTACCAAACTCATCCATGGTGGGGTTCGTTACCTTGCCCAATTTCATTTTAAATTAATTTACGAAGCTCTTTCAGAAAGAAAACGCCTTCTCATCAATGCTCCACACCTTGTAAAACCGCTCCAATTTGTATTACCAACCTATGTTTGGTGGGAAAAACCTTTTTATTCCATTGGACTTACGATGTATGACCTACTCGCAGGAAAATCCATTGTTCCTGGCCACGAGCGTATTTCTAAAGCAACAGCTCTTGATTATTTTGCTTCCCTCAAAAAAGAAAATCTAAAAGGAGGGATCGCATACTATGACGCCCAGTTCAATGATGCGAGACTCAATGTAACAACCGTTCGTGCCGCCAAAGAAAATGGTGCCGATGTTGTTTCAAGGATCGAAGTGACAAATTTTTTAAAAGATGCAAATGGTAAAATCATAGGTGTCACGGCAAAGGATAGCTTAACCAAAAAGGTTGTCTCCATCAAAGCAAAAGTAGTCGCTAACACAACGGGAGTTTGGATTGATTCCCTTCGCAAATTAGATGATCCCAAAACGGAAAATGTCCTCGCACCGAGCCAAGGCATCCACCTTGTCTTTGACAAAGAAAAATTACCTTGCCGCACAGCGATGATCATTCCCAAAACTGCTGACGGTAGAGTGGTGTTTGTCATCCCATGGGAGGGAAAAGTCCTTCTGGGAACCACTGACACCCCGATCCAAAAGATTGAAAATGAACCACTCCCTTTACAATCGGAAGTGGAGTTTTTACTCAAAACGGGAAATGATTATTTAGATACCAAGTTAACAAAAGAAGACATCGAATCGGTGTTTAGTGGGCTACGACCTCTCATTTCTACTGGTGACAAAAAGGATACCAAATCAATTTCCCGAGAAGAAGCGATCCTTGTCTCCGATTCAGGACTTGTGACTATGTCAGGTGGGAAATGGTCAACATTTCGAAAAATGGCAGAAGACCTTACTGATAAATTAATCTCTGTTGGAAACCTTCCGTCCAAAATGAAATGTTTCACTGCAAGTTTTGCATTCCCTGGAGCAGATGGGTATAGCAAACACCTAGTCGCAAAAATCCAAACGATGTATGATTTACCTTATGAAACTGCGGTTCGATTAGTGGATGCGTATGGCGGAGAAACCGCACTCATCCTTGGTAAAAAACCAAAAGAAATCAAAAAAGGAACTGGTTACTTTGCCGAAGAAATCAAACACTTTGTGAAAAAGGAATTTGCCCTTTCGGTATCGGATGTTTTGTCAAGAAGGTGGAGAGTTCTCTTTTTGGATTTGAACCTTGCAGAATCACTTGCGATTCCCACAAACAATATTCTCGCGAAGGAACTTGGATGGAAGGAATCGGAAAAAAAATCTTCTTTAAATGAACTTCTCAAACACATTAAGGATTTAAAGAAAACAATCGCCTAA
- the tyrS gene encoding tyrosine--tRNA ligase: MKTELELNQELATIRRGTVEIISEGELLEKIKAKPSLTIKAGFDPTAPDLHLGHFVLLRKLKHFQDLGHEVCFMLGDFTAMIGDPTGKSETRKRLSKEEVLENSKTYQTQVFKILDPKKTKILYNSHWCSEMKFEDVLVLTSKYTVSRMLERDDFTKRHKAGTPISMIEFLYPLVQGYDSVAMKSDVELGGTDQKFNMLVGRDLQREYGQKPQAVITLPLLVGLDGVKKMSKSLGNYVGIIEKPIDMYGKIMSISDELMWNYFELLTDLPLTDVEKRKEGIRSKTLHPKEVKTELALLIMDQLHPKEENRKAIEEWTAIHNTKNRALPDEIPTEVLDEAMFSEKPPLLVYVLSQLKFIPSVSEGRRLIQAGGLYLDEEKITDPTLVLEKGKEYLIRQGKKGKFLKIKT; the protein is encoded by the coding sequence ATGAAAACTGAATTAGAATTGAACCAAGAATTAGCAACGATCCGCCGGGGCACTGTTGAAATCATCAGTGAAGGGGAACTTCTAGAAAAAATCAAAGCCAAACCTTCGCTTACAATCAAAGCAGGATTTGATCCCACGGCACCAGATTTACATTTAGGACATTTTGTATTACTCAGAAAATTAAAACATTTCCAAGACCTAGGGCATGAAGTTTGTTTTATGCTTGGTGATTTCACTGCTATGATTGGTGATCCAACGGGAAAATCGGAAACACGGAAACGATTATCCAAAGAAGAAGTTTTAGAAAATTCCAAAACGTACCAAACTCAAGTTTTCAAAATTTTAGATCCGAAGAAAACCAAAATCCTCTATAACTCACATTGGTGTTCCGAGATGAAATTTGAAGATGTGCTTGTGTTAACATCAAAATATACTGTCTCGCGAATGTTAGAGCGAGATGATTTTACAAAACGCCATAAAGCGGGAACTCCAATATCGATGATCGAATTTTTATACCCACTTGTGCAAGGATATGATTCGGTTGCCATGAAGTCTGACGTAGAACTAGGTGGCACTGACCAAAAATTCAATATGTTAGTTGGTCGCGACTTACAACGAGAATACGGCCAAAAACCACAAGCTGTCATCACATTGCCACTCCTTGTTGGTCTTGATGGTGTGAAAAAAATGTCCAAGTCCCTTGGCAACTATGTTGGCATCATTGAAAAACCCATCGATATGTATGGAAAAATCATGTCCATCTCTGATGAATTGATGTGGAATTATTTTGAACTACTCACAGACCTACCTCTTACAGATGTGGAAAAACGAAAGGAGGGGATTCGTTCCAAGACCCTCCATCCAAAAGAAGTGAAAACAGAACTTGCCCTCCTCATTATGGACCAACTCCATCCTAAAGAGGAAAACCGGAAGGCGATCGAGGAATGGACTGCGATCCACAACACCAAAAATAGAGCTTTGCCTGATGAAATTCCAACAGAAGTTTTGGACGAGGCAATGTTCTCGGAAAAACCACCTCTCCTTGTTTATGTATTGTCCCAATTGAAGTTCATCCCCAGTGTTTCGGAAGGGCGTAGGCTCATCCAGGCTGGAGGTTTGTATTTAGATGAGGAAAAAATTACAGATCCTACACTTGTTCTGGAGAAGGGGAAAGAATACCTCATTCGCCAAGGGAAGAAAGGAAAATTTTTAAAGATCAAAACCTAA
- the fbp gene encoding class 1 fructose-bisphosphatase produces the protein MNATPKQKKLISLSQFILEEQLKIPHASGEFTALLSHLVYAAKIVGREVRKAGLLDDILGATEDTNVQGETQMKLDQYADNAFNQSLKICGHLCVLASEEHEDIIPIPGGYNIGKYTMAIDPLDGSSNIDTNVSIGTIFSIHQRLEPNSKEPGTEKDLLQQGHLQRCAGYIIYGSSTMLVLSTGKGVSGFTLDPSVGEFLLSHPNMKMPESGDIYSANEGNASYWSPEVQAYLQKIKSIEGGKKPKTARYIGSLVADFHRNLLKGGIFLYPNDTKSSKYPNGKLRLLYEAAPMAYIAEQAGGMAVTVKGERILDLTPKDLHERTTLIIGSKKEVEEFLTFVLK, from the coding sequence GTGAACGCAACACCGAAACAAAAAAAACTCATCTCTCTATCGCAATTCATTCTAGAAGAGCAACTCAAAATCCCACATGCTTCGGGAGAATTTACAGCACTCCTTAGCCATTTGGTATATGCCGCAAAAATTGTTGGCCGTGAAGTGAGAAAAGCGGGACTGCTCGATGATATCCTAGGCGCCACAGAGGACACCAATGTCCAAGGCGAAACCCAGATGAAATTGGACCAATATGCAGACAATGCCTTCAACCAATCCTTAAAGATCTGCGGTCACCTCTGCGTTCTCGCCAGTGAAGAACACGAGGACATTATCCCGATCCCTGGTGGTTATAATATTGGAAAGTATACAATGGCGATTGACCCTCTTGACGGTTCCTCCAATATCGATACGAATGTCTCCATTGGAACTATTTTCTCCATCCACCAAAGATTAGAACCAAATTCAAAAGAACCAGGCACCGAAAAAGACCTTCTCCAACAAGGGCATTTGCAACGCTGTGCCGGTTACATCATTTACGGGTCATCGACAATGCTTGTTTTATCGACGGGAAAGGGAGTTTCAGGTTTTACCTTGGATCCAAGCGTGGGTGAATTTTTACTCTCCCACCCCAATATGAAAATGCCAGAATCAGGGGACATTTATTCTGCCAACGAAGGGAATGCTTCGTATTGGTCTCCCGAGGTGCAAGCCTACCTACAAAAAATCAAATCCATTGAAGGCGGAAAAAAACCAAAAACAGCCCGTTACATTGGATCTCTTGTGGCAGACTTTCATAGAAACCTCTTAAAAGGTGGGATCTTTCTCTATCCAAACGATACAAAATCTAGCAAATACCCAAATGGAAAACTCAGATTATTGTATGAAGCAGCTCCGATGGCTTACATTGCAGAACAGGCAGGAGGAATGGCTGTGACCGTAAAAGGGGAACGTATCCTTGATTTAACTCCCAAAGACCTCCATGAAAGAACAACGCTCATCATTGGAAGCAAAAAGGAAGTAGAAGAATTCCTTACATTTGTTCTCAAGTAA
- a CDS encoding polysaccharide deacetylase family protein, whose amino-acid sequence MSLDPTNEEKEIQDIVHELSKDIEKDRLFAKKLRRFAFISALSFVGLTVLVLCGYLLFLSLSVSKLETEVKEKERSLRELEQSLFSLMYQEQLREENALAGDSEPDTELAKQVEENIEFLKEVSANTKGRNILRGNESHKEIALTFDLATGEELPVLYNYIKEHKIKVTLFLSNERPSDINGSFFVRQNLDYIKRMAKTGAVEFGNHTWSHFNYQRSVTETSLKKRMVLDYLSKSVLDLPRMAEELKRVEDTFRTLTKQELKKYYRLPYGALSQLILDAHASLGYTDHIMWSNNAKGSLDLPDYISKQFLYKKTSKGKKEVVKNPHYKTGEETLTFLENWEKADPKGMNGAIILMHLGGPRKFDKLIYILPTFIERMKEKGYQFVTLSEVLNDKQD is encoded by the coding sequence ATGTCACTCGATCCGACAAACGAAGAGAAAGAAATCCAGGACATCGTCCATGAACTTTCGAAGGACATTGAAAAGGATCGGTTGTTTGCCAAAAAACTCCGTCGATTTGCCTTTATCTCTGCTCTTTCCTTTGTCGGACTGACAGTTCTCGTACTTTGTGGGTATCTACTTTTTTTAAGTTTGAGTGTGTCGAAACTCGAAACGGAAGTTAAAGAAAAAGAACGAAGTTTGCGGGAACTGGAACAATCCCTTTTCTCCCTCATGTACCAAGAACAACTCCGGGAAGAAAACGCACTGGCTGGGGATAGCGAACCGGATACTGAACTTGCCAAACAAGTAGAAGAAAATATCGAATTCCTAAAAGAGGTAAGTGCCAACACAAAAGGGCGAAATATCTTACGTGGAAATGAATCTCACAAAGAAATTGCTTTGACTTTTGATTTGGCAACAGGGGAAGAACTTCCTGTTTTATACAATTATATCAAAGAACATAAAATCAAGGTAACTTTGTTTTTATCCAATGAAAGGCCATCGGATATCAATGGATCTTTTTTTGTCAGACAAAACTTAGATTATATCAAACGAATGGCAAAAACTGGGGCCGTGGAATTTGGAAACCACACGTGGTCTCATTTTAATTACCAACGTTCTGTCACTGAAACTTCCTTAAAAAAAAGGATGGTACTCGATTATTTATCAAAATCAGTACTCGACCTTCCTCGTATGGCAGAGGAATTAAAACGAGTGGAAGATACTTTTCGTACACTCACCAAACAAGAATTAAAAAAATACTACCGACTTCCTTATGGTGCACTCAGCCAATTGATTTTAGATGCTCATGCAAGTCTTGGTTATACAGATCATATTATGTGGTCCAATAATGCAAAGGGATCACTTGACCTTCCTGATTATATTAGCAAACAATTCCTCTACAAAAAAACTTCCAAGGGAAAGAAGGAAGTGGTAAAAAACCCACATTACAAAACGGGTGAAGAAACATTAACCTTTCTCGAAAATTGGGAAAAAGCAGATCCAAAAGGAATGAATGGTGCGATCATCTTAATGCACCTTGGGGGCCCTCGTAAATTTGATAAACTGATTTACATTTTACCGACATTCATTGAACGAATGAAGGAAAAAGGGTATCAGTTTGTGACTTTATCTGAAGTTCTAAATGACAAACAAGATTAA
- a CDS encoding GatB/YqeY domain-containing protein, with product MTLQETINTDLKTALKAKDEIVLGTLRLIKAEIQYELTKTGASELSDTAVMQILKTNYKRRKDTALEYDKANRPDLSSKEIEEAEIISRYIPKEVSEEEIGKATEEAIVELNAGGPQDMGKVMGKVMAKFKGQNIDGSKVSSLVKQALSAR from the coding sequence ATGACCCTGCAAGAGACGATCAATACAGATCTAAAAACGGCGTTAAAAGCCAAGGATGAAATAGTCCTCGGCACCTTACGTCTCATCAAAGCAGAAATTCAATATGAGTTAACCAAAACCGGTGCTTCTGAGTTATCGGATACTGCTGTTATGCAGATCCTCAAAACCAATTACAAACGACGTAAGGACACCGCTTTGGAATACGACAAAGCGAACCGTCCCGATCTGTCGAGTAAGGAAATTGAAGAAGCAGAAATCATCTCCCGTTATATTCCAAAAGAAGTTTCCGAAGAAGAAATAGGAAAGGCAACTGAAGAAGCCATCGTCGAGCTCAATGCAGGTGGTCCTCAGGATATGGGAAAGGTGATGGGTAAAGTAATGGCAAAATTTAAAGGACAAAATATAGACGGCTCCAAGGTATCCTCCCTCGTTAAACAAGCACTTAGCGCCCGTTAA
- a CDS encoding NADase-type glycan-binding domain-containing protein — MDLFFFRKTNKTFFKPTFPIVSFIQVSSFYLILFGFTVLNNCKGTEEQLDYERTQSVGQVNPEEPWRFSPEFAMDEKYGTAFCANAKEVGSGFTLFLANHTQFTALQVLNGFHRGTNDLKNNDSIKKLRVSSFWMEKNDSKNKLKQDRSKDIELTKSKFGKQGLQVLDLDSKFEGNVIRFEILETFGIGNTGRVCLSEIRMGDVKKENFVPHPWVSFDKIKRTISQFAKAERHAYGFKQMVVANEKGNILFYDQGTILPVFFKSDQTFSFSEMYGEGDPTGFLPSIVGTYTILQSTEEGLELNLSYFDNGGIERNISWIFKRAEVGDEDYENFKTKLGTKFSEVYQPKTHFLFVLKEKETGRTFYHYELPIPK, encoded by the coding sequence ATGGATCTCTTTTTTTTTCGCAAGACGAACAAAACTTTTTTTAAACCAACATTCCCAATTGTTTCTTTTATTCAGGTATCGTCTTTCTATTTAATCCTTTTTGGATTTACCGTTTTAAACAATTGTAAAGGTACAGAAGAACAACTTGATTATGAACGCACGCAAAGTGTTGGACAAGTGAATCCCGAAGAACCTTGGCGTTTCAGTCCAGAATTTGCGATGGATGAAAAATATGGGACTGCGTTTTGTGCAAATGCAAAAGAAGTTGGGTCTGGTTTTACACTTTTTTTAGCAAATCATACCCAGTTTACCGCTTTGCAGGTGTTAAATGGATTTCATCGCGGGACTAATGACCTAAAAAACAATGATTCTATCAAAAAACTTAGGGTATCATCCTTTTGGATGGAAAAAAACGATTCCAAAAACAAATTAAAACAAGACCGATCAAAAGATATTGAACTCACCAAATCAAAGTTTGGCAAACAAGGATTACAGGTTTTGGATTTAGATTCTAAATTTGAGGGCAATGTGATTCGATTTGAGATTCTAGAAACTTTCGGAATAGGAAATACTGGACGAGTTTGTCTTTCTGAGATCCGTATGGGGGACGTGAAAAAAGAAAATTTTGTCCCTCATCCATGGGTATCCTTTGATAAAATTAAGCGGACCATTTCGCAATTTGCAAAGGCAGAACGTCATGCATATGGTTTTAAACAAATGGTTGTCGCCAATGAAAAAGGTAATATTTTGTTTTATGACCAAGGAACTATCCTTCCCGTATTTTTTAAATCTGATCAAACCTTTAGTTTTTCGGAGATGTATGGGGAAGGTGATCCCACTGGTTTTTTACCATCCATTGTAGGTACATACACAATTTTACAGTCCACGGAGGAAGGGCTTGAATTGAACTTAAGTTATTTTGATAACGGTGGCATTGAACGAAACATTTCTTGGATTTTCAAACGAGCTGAGGTTGGTGACGAAGATTATGAAAACTTCAAAACCAAATTGGGAACAAAATTTTCCGAAGTATACCAGCCTAAAACCCATTTCCTTTTTGTTTTGAAAGAAAAAGAAACGGGACGAACATTTTATCATTACGAACTACCAATTCCGAAATAA
- the rpoD gene encoding RNA polymerase sigma factor RpoD, producing the protein MENLASLPEVQKIISIGKANREVSYDEINEILPDKILNSEKIDDVFTLLHEMGIEIVEEYSKKSLEESSSLTTTKEETTKETKEKPARKKRESSVSSSSEDPIRLYLKEIGKVSLISGETEVFLAKRIEKGEKIIEETILSSSILRQNFAKLIPKIKSKKIKVYDLVKVDKMYALNQEQADKLEKVFFENMELIQQDEKVLNESTNRIRKYSENSKKFKELKEKIDLSTGKIDEAIRKIGVSQKEIQKISQKIKSMVFRVKEIEKHFLKIKAKYGHDVREIKALNRFIEKNENLDEIEKMMGCDIDEVREVIKDIRNNERKLRRMEQEAGSPVGEIKDWGEKIIKGEREIAQAKRELVRANLRLVVSIAKRYANRGMHFFDLIQEGNIGLIRAVDKFEYKKGYKFSTYATWWIRQAITRAISDQARTIRVPVHMIEQVNKVIRETRLFVQEFGRDPSNDEIAERLGWPVQKVKAVKNVAREPISLEIPVGSEEDSELGDFIEDKEVISPLNSAASSILSEQIRQVLQTLPAREQKVIRMRFGLDDGYAQTLEEVGYQFKVTRERIRQIEAKALRRLRHPSRSKKLKDYID; encoded by the coding sequence ATGGAAAATCTAGCAAGCCTACCAGAAGTACAAAAGATCATCTCGATCGGAAAAGCAAATCGAGAAGTATCGTATGATGAGATCAATGAAATACTACCGGATAAAATTCTAAATTCCGAAAAGATTGATGATGTCTTCACCTTGTTACACGAGATGGGGATTGAGATTGTTGAAGAGTATTCTAAAAAATCTTTAGAAGAGTCAAGTAGCCTCACAACCACCAAAGAAGAAACGACAAAAGAAACAAAAGAGAAACCAGCACGTAAAAAAAGAGAGTCTAGTGTTTCTTCAAGTTCCGAAGATCCAATTCGACTTTATTTAAAAGAAATTGGAAAAGTATCTCTGATTTCTGGTGAGACAGAAGTATTTCTCGCCAAACGGATTGAAAAGGGTGAAAAGATTATTGAAGAAACAATTTTAAGTTCTTCGATCCTCAGGCAGAACTTTGCAAAACTAATCCCAAAAATTAAGTCCAAAAAAATCAAAGTTTATGACTTGGTGAAAGTGGACAAAATGTACGCACTCAACCAGGAGCAGGCGGACAAACTCGAAAAAGTATTTTTCGAGAATATGGAACTCATACAACAAGACGAGAAAGTTCTTAACGAATCCACAAACCGCATTCGTAAGTATTCCGAAAATTCTAAGAAGTTCAAAGAACTCAAGGAAAAAATCGATTTGTCCACAGGCAAAATTGATGAAGCCATTCGTAAAATCGGTGTTTCCCAAAAAGAAATCCAAAAGATTTCTCAAAAGATCAAATCGATGGTTTTCCGTGTTAAGGAAATTGAAAAACACTTCCTTAAAATCAAAGCCAAATACGGACATGATGTTCGTGAAATCAAAGCCCTAAACCGTTTCATCGAAAAAAATGAAAACCTAGATGAAATCGAAAAGATGATGGGATGCGACATTGATGAAGTCAGAGAAGTCATCAAAGACATTCGTAATAATGAACGTAAACTCCGTCGGATGGAACAAGAAGCAGGTTCTCCTGTTGGCGAAATCAAGGACTGGGGTGAAAAAATCATCAAAGGGGAAAGGGAAATCGCTCAAGCAAAACGAGAACTTGTGCGAGCAAACCTTCGTTTGGTGGTCTCCATTGCAAAACGTTACGCCAACCGAGGAATGCACTTCTTTGACCTGATCCAGGAAGGTAACATTGGACTCATCCGTGCTGTGGATAAGTTTGAATACAAAAAGGGGTATAAGTTTTCTACGTATGCAACTTGGTGGATCAGGCAAGCTATCACCCGTGCAATCTCTGACCAAGCTCGTACGATCCGTGTACCGGTTCACATGATCGAGCAGGTCAACAAAGTGATTCGGGAAACTCGTCTCTTCGTACAAGAATTTGGCCGAGATCCATCCAATGATGAAATTGCAGAGCGACTTGGTTGGCCTGTCCAGAAAGTGAAAGCAGTAAAAAATGTTGCCCGCGAACCAATTTCACTCGAAATCCCTGTAGGTTCAGAAGAAGATTCGGAACTTGGAGATTTTATTGAAGACAAGGAAGTGATCTCACCTCTGAACTCTGCTGCTTCATCAATCCTATCCGAACAAATTAGGCAAGTCTTACAAACACTCCCTGCACGGGAACAAAAAGTCATTCGTATGCGATTTGGTTTGGACGATGGGTATGCGCAAACACTCGAGGAAGTTGGTTATCAATTCAAAGTGACTCGTGAAAGGATTCGTCAGATTGAGGCAAAAGCTCTTCGTAGACTCCGTCACCCAAGCCGCTCGAAAAAACTGAAAGATTATATCGATTAA
- the dnaG gene encoding DNA primase codes for MNPYQSFKERVRREVSIDSYINRFVPLRRMGRNLVGICPFHNEKTPSFNVNAEGGFYHCFGCKASGDLFRFVMDYQKVDFLKSLEILSEYSGIPLVERTKEEEESERKKEALYQISQKALEYFQKNLNTAAGELALKYLESRGLYAEDLKVFKIGFGLPGFGNLRAELFKTEAEVKLGEQLGLLKRQDQNKDPYDFFRSRIMFPVIDTRGRVVAFSGRILGESEEAKYINSPNSLIYDKSRTFYNLNLSQDSIRKTREAVIVEGVFDAIGLFRKGIEFVVAPLGTGFTEGHVRILKNMADKVYLMMDSDKAGTKGAFRAVNLLSKEGVVVKVCHIPEGKDPFDYSLHHNKQEIRDLLEGALPASQFMIREILGGTGPTSLAEEKQAGVKKLFEFLKPMEKETDKQVYLEEGARQLGLSFSSLFQDFRGKPGVSSTPSVVDTKKDRTPEKPGKLSPVLICERKMIAMLIQNLELFSFADDLLSLEFRDEVSAFFWDYLYTKYLQNENLTAAEILSREEIPSEYLGMIAEHFSADVSVTPATFKAMFLYHADLLDDARMEELVKEMAKPDLTIEEKNNLLSELSLLKSEKNKRSVYLRTIQTLEV; via the coding sequence GTGAATCCTTACCAAAGTTTTAAAGAAAGAGTTCGCAGAGAAGTCTCCATTGACTCCTATATCAACCGATTTGTTCCCTTACGCCGCATGGGTAGAAACCTTGTAGGTATTTGTCCCTTCCATAATGAAAAAACCCCATCTTTTAATGTAAACGCTGAAGGTGGTTTTTACCACTGTTTTGGATGTAAAGCATCTGGAGATTTATTCCGTTTTGTGATGGATTACCAAAAGGTGGATTTTTTAAAATCTCTAGAAATCCTCTCTGAATATTCTGGAATTCCACTCGTTGAACGAACCAAAGAAGAAGAAGAGTCGGAACGAAAAAAAGAAGCACTTTACCAAATATCGCAAAAGGCCCTTGAATACTTCCAAAAAAATCTAAATACAGCTGCCGGTGAACTTGCGTTAAAGTATTTAGAGTCTCGTGGTTTGTATGCAGAAGACCTCAAAGTGTTTAAGATCGGTTTTGGATTACCAGGTTTTGGAAATTTACGAGCGGAACTCTTTAAAACAGAAGCTGAAGTTAAGTTAGGTGAACAATTAGGCTTACTCAAACGACAGGATCAAAACAAAGACCCTTATGATTTTTTTCGTAGTAGGATCATGTTTCCAGTCATCGATACAAGAGGACGAGTTGTTGCCTTTTCTGGTCGTATTCTTGGTGAATCAGAAGAAGCTAAATACATCAATAGTCCCAACTCGCTCATTTATGATAAAAGTCGCACATTTTATAATTTAAACTTAAGCCAAGATAGCATACGAAAAACAAGGGAAGCAGTGATCGTCGAAGGTGTATTTGATGCGATAGGGCTCTTCCGTAAAGGGATCGAGTTTGTGGTAGCACCACTTGGTACTGGATTTACAGAAGGCCATGTGCGGATTTTAAAAAACATGGCGGACAAAGTGTATCTTATGATGGATTCCGATAAGGCAGGCACAAAAGGTGCGTTTCGTGCTGTAAACCTTCTCTCGAAAGAGGGAGTGGTAGTTAAGGTTTGCCATATCCCAGAAGGGAAAGACCCGTTTGATTATTCTCTCCATCACAACAAACAAGAGATCCGAGATTTACTCGAAGGGGCGTTACCTGCTTCCCAATTTATGATCCGAGAGATCCTTGGGGGAACAGGTCCCACGTCACTTGCTGAAGAAAAACAAGCAGGTGTGAAAAAACTCTTTGAATTCTTAAAACCAATGGAGAAAGAAACGGACAAACAGGTCTATTTAGAAGAGGGTGCGCGCCAACTCGGACTTTCGTTTTCTTCTCTTTTTCAGGACTTTCGTGGGAAACCTGGTGTAAGTTCGACCCCTTCCGTTGTCGATACTAAGAAAGACCGCACACCAGAGAAACCGGGGAAACTGTCTCCAGTTCTTATCTGTGAGCGGAAGATGATCGCGATGCTCATCCAAAACTTAGAACTATTTAGTTTTGCTGATGACTTACTTTCACTTGAGTTTCGTGATGAGGTGTCTGCTTTTTTTTGGGACTATTTATATACGAAGTATTTGCAGAATGAGAACCTAACAGCTGCAGAAATTCTTTCGAGGGAAGAAATTCCTTCGGAATACCTGGGAATGATTGCTGAACATTTTTCGGCCGATGTATCAGTGACCCCAGCGACATTTAAAGCGATGTTTCTTTACCATGCGGATTTGTTGGATGACGCACGGATGGAAGAACTTGTCAAAGAAATGGCCAAACCTGACTTAACGATTGAAGAAAAAAACAATCTGTTGTCAGAACTTTCACTTCTGAAGAGTGAAAAAAATAAGAGATCCGTGTATCTCCGAACGATCCAAACGTTAGAAGTCTAA